In bacterium, the genomic stretch GGACCGAGGGAAGCTGCTCGAGATATGCCAGGGCCGGAGCGGCCTCGCGGAAGGCGGCCGAGGCACCGGTCGGAATCCCCAGCGCGTCGAGGAAAGTCTTGCAGTAGGCCTTGGAGGCCTCGAGCCGGGCGCCGGCCGCGCCGGGTCCGAAGGCGGGGATGCCGACCGCCTCCAGCGCATCGGCCAGGCCTGCGGCCAGCGGCGCCTCGGGGCCGACCGCCACCAGATCGACCGACTCGCGCTCGGCAAGGGCGACCAGGGCGGCCACGTCTTCGGCGCCCACCGCCACGTTCTCGCAACGCTCCTCCTGGCCGGTGCCGGCGTTGCCGGGCGCCACCAGGATCCGATCAACCCGGGCGGATCGGGCCAGGGAGCGGCAGATGGCGTGCTCGCGGCCGCCGCTACCCACCACGAGCACCGCGGTCACGAGCTCACTCCCCCCACACGGAGGCGAACCGATCCTTGACGCCGAACCGCAGCTGGACGTAGCGCTCCGGCTGGAAGGGGTACTTCCCGGTGAAGCACGCGTTGCAGAAGCCGTCCTCGGCGTCCAACGCCTGCATGAGGCCTTCGAGCGACAGGAAGGCGAGCGAGTCGGCGCCGATCTCCTCGCGCATCTCGGCCACCGACATGCGCGAGGCGACCAACTCCTCAGGTGTGGCCATGTCTATCCCCATGTAGCAGGGATGGGTGATCGGCGGACAGGCCACCCGGACGTGTACCTCCGCGGCTCCGGCGTCGCGCAGCATGCGAACCAGCTGCCCGCCGGTCGTTCCCCGCACGATCGAGTCGTCCACCATCACGATCCGTCGGCCGGCGAGGTTGTCGCGAAGCGGGTTGAACTTCATGGCGACCCCGGCGTCGCGCAGATCCTGGGTCGGCTCGATAAAGGTCCTGCCCACGTAACGGTTCTTGATCAGCCCCTCGGTGTACGGCAGGTTCGCTTCCTGGGCGAACCCGACCGCGTGGGGCGTGCCCGAGTCGGGAACCGACAGGACCAGGTCGGCGTCCACCGGGGCTTCGCGGGCCAGCTGGCGGCCGAGACGCTGGCGGACGCTGTGCACCAGCTTCCCGTCGTGCACGGTGTCGGGCCGGGAGAAGTAGATGTGCTCGAAGGTGCAGAAGGCGCGGGGTGGTGGCGGCGGCCCGCCCGGGCTGATGTGGAGCCCGCGGGCGTCGATGCGGGCGATCTCACCCGGCTGCAGCTCCGCCACGAAGTCGGCCCTCGTGGTGGAGAAGGCGCAGGTCTCCGAAGCCAGGATGTAGCCGCCCTCGATCTCCCCGATCACCAGCGGACGGAATCCCCAGGGGTCCCGCACTCCGTAGACGGCGTCACGGGTGAGGATCGCCAGCGAGTAGGCGCCCTCGGCCCTCTGCATGAGCGAGCGGATCCGGTCCAGCCGGCTGCCTTGGGACGTCGCGAGGAGGTGCAACATCAACTCGGTGTCGGAGGAGGTCTGCAGGCCGATGCCGCTTTCCAGCAGCTCCCGGCGCAGCCGGGGCGCGTTGACGAGGTTGCCGTTGTGCGCCACCGCCAGCGGGCCGTCGATGGTCTCGATGACCTGGGGCTGGGCATTGCGCAGGGTCGATCCACCGGTGGTGCTGTAGCGGGTGTGGCCGATGGCGGCACCACCCTTCAGACCGGAGAGGACGTCTTCGTTGAATACCGAGCCGACCAGTCCCTCGCCCTTGTGCACATGGGCGTAACGGCCGTCATAGGTGGCGATCCCGGCGGCTTCCTGGCCCCGATGTTGGAGGGCGAAGAGTCCGAAAAAGGCGATCCTGGCCACCTCCCGATCCCTCGCGTAGACGCCGATCACCCCGCACTGCTCGCGAGGGCTGTCCCGGTCGGCGGCGGGAGTCATGACCCGCTCCCGAGTCTTCGCCGGGCCGCCAGAGCCCGCTCGAGGGCGCGGTCGGCCGAGGTGTCCGTACACGTGATATGGCCCATCTTGCGGCCGGGCCGCACCTCGTCCTTGCCGTAGAGGTGGAGGTGGACGCCGGGGTCGGCCAGCGCAGCAGGCCAGTCGGGCGGGGTGGCTCCGTCGCCCCACAGGTCACCGAGAAGTTGCACCATGGCCGCCGGACGGCAGGCCCCGTCACCGAGGGGCAGACCGCATATGGCCCGCAGCTGGCGGGCGAACTGGCTGGTCGGGGCGGCCTCGATGGTGCAGTGGCCGCTGTTGTGGGGCCGGGGCGCGATCTCGTTGACGACCAGATCCTCACCCGTCACGAACATCTCCACGCACAGTACTCCGACCAGATCGAGGTGACGCGCGATCGTCATGGCGAGGTCCAGCGCCGCGGTGGCCACGGCGGGAGGTACCGACAAGGGAGGGGTGACGGTCGTGTCGAGGATGCGGTTGACGTGGACGTTCTCCATGACGCCGTGATGGGCCACCTCGCCGTCGAGACCGCGGGCGACGATGACCGAGATCTCGGCATCGAAGGGAACCACCTCCTCGACCACCAGGCGCTCGCCGTCGAGCGCTCCGACCACCCGGCGCGCCTCGTCCTCATCGACGGTGCCGAGCCGCACCTGGCCGCGGCCGTCGTACCCGAACCGGGCCCGCTTGGCGATCACCGGCGGACCGAGCGCCTCCACGGCCCGGACCAGCTCGGCCGCCGTGGCGACCTCTCGAAAACCCGCCACCGGCGCACCCGCCGCCATCAGGGCGCGCCGCTCGCGACCGCGGTCCTGGGCGGCCGCGATGACCCGCCCGGCGGGCCGCACTGGTACGCCCGACCGGGTGGCCAACTCCTCCAGCAGACCCACCTCCACGTTCTCGAACTCCCAGGTGATGACATCGCATCGATCGACGAAGCGCTGCAGGGCCAGGTCATCGTCATAGCCGGCCGCCACCTCGACATCGGCCACCCGCCCTCCCGGCGTGTCCTTGGCCCCTCCGGTCAGCACGGCCGTGCGGTAGCCGAGACGGTGCGCCTCGAAGGACAGCATCCTCCCGAGCTGCCCGCCCCCCACGATGCCGACGGTGGCGCCCGGCGCCAATGCGGACTCCATCACAGCTCGAGCTCGCTCGCGGCCACCTCCGCGGCTCGCCCGGCGCGGTAGGCGGTGAGCCGCTCCGCCAGTTGCGGATCGCTGCGGGCCAGGACGGCCACCGCGTAGAGGCCGGCGTTGGTGGCCCCCGCCTCCCCGATCGCCATGGTGGCCACGGGCACCCCGGCGGGCATCTGGACGATCGACAGGAGCGAGTCCATGCCCTTCAGGGCCCTGCTCATGATCGGTACGCCGATGACCGGGACGATGGTGTGCCCGGCCACCATTCCCGGGAGGTGGGCGGCGCCGCCCGCGCCGGCGATGATGGCCTGGAGCCCCCGCCCGGCGGCCGATTCGGCATAGCTCACCATCAGGTCAGGCGTTCGGTGCGCCGAGACGACCCGGCACTCGTGCGGGACGCCGAAGTTCTCGAGCACCTCCGCGGCGCGGCGCATGGTGGGCCAGTCGGACTCGCTTCCCATGATGACCCCGACGAGTGGTCGATTGGTCACGCTGCTGTCCTACCCCTCTCGCTCGCGGCGCGGCCGTCAGGGGGTGCGGTCATGGACAATGGTAGGCGCGCAGCGCCGCGACGGCTCGCGGTGCTACCGGGTAGGGCGCCGGCGCCAGCGGCCGGCCGGTCAGCGCCTCGAAGACCTCCAGATACGCCCGGGCGGCTCTGGCGGCGAGATCGCCGTCGAGGGGCGGCGGGTCGCCGTCTCCGGTGAAACCCTGCGCGGCGTAGTCGAGGCGCACCAGTTCCTTGTCCAGGTTCTCGGGCTCGGCGCCGGCGGCGCGGCGCTCCTCGACGGTGGCGCTCCGCCAGAAGCGCGACGAGTCGGGCGTGTGCACCTCGTCGATGATGACCACGCCGCCGTCCGGGTCGAGCCCGAACTCGTACTTGGTGTCGACCAGCGCCAGCCCGGCCGCCTCGGCCGCCTGCCGGCCCCGCTCGAACACGGCCAGCGCCACGCTCCGTACCTCCTCCCAGATCCCCGTCTCCACCAGGCCATCCTCCACGATGTCGCGCTCGGTGATCGGCCTGTCGTGGGCGCCCGCCGCCCCCTTGGTGGTGGGGGTGATGATCGGCCGGGGCAGCGGGTCGTTCTTCCGCAGCCCGTCCGGGAGGCGGATGCCGTAGGCGTGGCGGGCGCCGGCCGCGTACATGGTCCACAGCGAGGTGCCGGTGCTGCCGGTGAGGCGGCTCCGGACCACCACCTCCACCGGGAGGGTCCGGCACCTGCGGGCGATCATCACGTTGGGATCCGGCGTCGCGACCATGTGGGTGGGAACCAGGTCGGCGATGCGGCCGAACCACCAGGCCGACAGCTGGGTGAGCACCTGGCCGCGGTACGGGACCGTCCCCAGCACCCGGTCGAACGCGGACAGCCGGTCGGTGGCGATCAGCGCCAGGTGATCACCCAGATCCACCACGTCGCGCACCTTGCCCCGCACGACCGGACCGATGTCGTCCACGGAGGCGGGATCGATCCCGGTGAACGGGCGGGCCATCGCCGGGCCGAGGTCGGGGCCGGGCACCTTACCGCGCCGCATCGACGAACGCCTCGAAGATGGCCAGGCCCAGGCCGCCGGGCGGGCCGCCCGGTCGCTGCCAATCGACCACGTGGTCCTCCGGATGCGGCATCAGCCCGACCGCCGTCCCGGTCGGGTCGCAGAGGCCGGCGATGTCGCCCACCGACCCGTTGGGGTTGGCCGGGTAGCGCCCGCCCGCCACCTGATCCGTTCCCGCGTGGCTGTCCTCCGACAGGTAGCGGAAGGCGACCAGCCCCTCATCCTCCAGGATCCTGACGACCTCGGGGTCGGTCACGGCCACCCGGCCCTCACCATGGGCCACCGGGCAACGGATCAGGGCGCCCTCGATGGCGCTCAGCCAGCCGGACCGGCAACCGGGCTCGACACGCAGGTTCACCCAGCGACACTCGAAACGCCCGTTGGCGTTGTCGGTGAGCGTCACCTGCCTCGGCGTTCCCGGTTCCACCAGGAGGCCGGACTTGAGTAGCGCTTGGAACCCGTTGCAGATTCCCAGTACGGGCCGCCCCGACCGGACAGCGCCGGCCAGTTCCTCGTACAGCCACGTCCGGAGCTCGAGAGCCAGGCGGGCACCGGCGCCCAGGGCGTCGCCGTAGGAGAACCCGCCGGGAAGCACCAGGGCGGCGAAGCCGGATATCGACACCACTCCCGCACGGAGATCGTTCATGGAGACGATGCTCGGGTCTCCTCCCGCCAGCTTCACAGCCAGAGCGGCCTCCGCATCGCGATTAGTCCCCGGGGAATGGAGGATGAGGACCGGCGGCGCGGCTACGGCAAACTCCTTCGGGCTGTTCTCATAGGATCTCCTCCCTTGGAGACCGTCCGTCCGGGGCTGGTCCTCGTCCGGTGAAGGCTCGCACCGCCGCATCGAGGTCGATCGTAACCGGCTTGTGGCCGGCCGCCGGCCCGGTCACACCTATGCGGATGGAAGGCGCGGCGGTCACCGCACCGATACGGCGCCCGAGCGAACCCAGCCTGGCCGCCATGTGGTCGCGCCGGGACCGGGGCGACTCCAGTAGCAACCGTCCCGGCGCTTCGTTGGTGAGCGCGACCACGACGCTCGGTCCCGGCGCCGGGACGGTCACCTCCACCCCGAGCCGACCGCCGACGGCCATCTCGGCGACAGCCGCCGCGACGCCGCCGTCGCTCACGTCGTGGGCGGCGGTGACGCTTCCCTCGGCGATCAGCCGGTGCACCGCCAGGTAGCGCTGCAGGGGATCCTCCACCGCCGGCGGGACCCGCCGGTCGCCGATGCCCAGCAGCTCGTCCACGAGCGAGCCTCCGAGCCGCTCCGAGGGCTCCCCCACCAGCCAGAGATCGTGGCCGGCGCTGGTGAGGGCGCTGCCGATCGTCCGGTGCAGGTCGGGAACCAGCCCCAGGGCCGAGATGAGCAGCGTGCCGGGGATCGCCTCCCCGGCGAACTCGTTGAACAGGCTGTCCTTGCCCGAGATGAAGGGCATGCGGTAGCGGCGCGCCCCTTCCAGGCATCCCTCCACCGCCCTCACCAGCGATCCGAGCCGGTCCGGCTTGGTGGGATCCCCCCAGCAGAAGTTGTCGAGCAGGGCGACCCGTCCCGGATCGGCCCCTACCGCCACGAGATTGCGTACCGCCTCGTCGATGGCGTGCATGGCCATCGCCCAGGGGTCGAGGCGCCCGATACGCGGGTTGATGCCCACGGCCAGCGCCACGGCCATGTCATGGCCCCAGGTGCCCAGGGGTTTGAGGACCGCACCGTCCCCCGGACCGTCGGCCCGGACGCCGACGAACGGCCGGCCGACGGTTCCTCCCCGGACCTCGTGGTCGTAGGTGCGGACGATGGCCTCCTTCGAGGCTACGGTCGGATGGGACAGGAGGTCGAGGACGAGCCTGGCCGGGTCGGCATCGGGCACTCGCACGGGCTCCGGTGTCGGGTCGGCCCAGCGCCCGACCATCTCCCGCCTCGGGACACCTCCGTGAAGGAAATCCATGGGGAGATCGACCACCGGGGTGTCGGCGTAACGCACCACCAGGCGTCCGGTGCCGGTGAACGACCCGAGATCGGTCATCTCCACGTCGTGACGGCCACAAATGCGGCGAAGGGTCTCGACCTCATCCCCCGGCACCGCCAGCACCATGCGCTCCTGGGCCTCGGACAGCCAGATCTCCCAGGGTTCCAGGCCCTCGTACTTCAGCGGTGCTCCCGCCATGTCCACCTCGGCGCCGAGGTGCTCGCCCATCTCGCCCACCGCCGAGGAGAACCCGCCCGCGCCGCAGTCGGTGATGGCGTTGTAGAGGCGGAGGTCGCGAGCCTCCTCGACCACCTCGATGCAGCCCTTCTCGGTGATCGGATCGCCGATCTGCACCACCGTCCCGGCCTGCTCGGCGGTCGCCTCGTCCATCCCGGCGGAGGAAAAGGTGGCGCCGTGGATGCCGTCCCGGCCGGTCCGGCCCCCGATGGCGATGATCCGGTCACCGACTCCCGGATCGGTGGGATGCGATCCGGACGGCAGCAGGCCCAACGCCCCGCAGTAGACGAGCGGATTGGCGATGTATCCCTCGTCGTAGAGCACCGCGCCGTTGACGGTGGGAAGGCCCAGCTTGTTGCCGTAGTCGCCGATTCCGGCCACCACTCCGTCGCGGACCCTGCGGGGATGGAGGACGCCGGACGGCAGGTCCCGGTCTACCAGATCGGGCGGACCGAAGCAGAGGACGTTGGTGCAGGCGATGGGCCGCGCCGACACCCCCATCACGTCTCGAACCACCCCGCCAATGCCCGTGTTGGCGCCCCCGAAAGGTTCAAGTGCCGATGGATGGTTGTGGGTCTCAACCTTGAAGGCGAGGTCGAAGTCGGTGTCGAACGCGACGATGCCGGCGTTGTCGTCGAATGCCGACCGGAGCCAGGGAGCAGCGAGCTCTTCCGTGACCGTCCGCAGCGCGGCCAGCATTCCGTCGTAGCGAGCGACCCTGACGGAGCCGTCCGCTCCGGTGTGCTCCAGGCGGACACGAGCCCGGAAGGTCTTGTGCATGCAGTGCTCCGACCAGGTCTGGGCGAGCGTCTCCAACTCGGCGTCGGTCGGATCCCTTCCCTCGCTCCCGAAGTGTTCCTGGATGGCCTGCATCTCGGCCAGATCCAGCGACAAGAGGCGTTCCCGGCTGAGACTCATGAGATCCGCGTCCGCCAGACCGGACAGCCCGACAGAGTCGACGCGGGCGCCCGCCGTGGCCGGGGTGTCGAAGGAGGGCGGTATGGAACCGAGCGAATACTGCTCGATGGTGTCGTTGGCCAGCAACCGCCTGCTTACGGCCGAAACGGCGGCCCTGTCGAGGTCGCCGATCAGTTCGTACCGGCGGGCGGTGGAAGCCCGCACCGCGGGCAGGCCCAGGGCGGCCGCGGCCCGCTCCAGCTCCCGCGCCTCGGTATCCGTGACGCCCGGCCGCGGCGCCACCTCCACCGCCGGGTGGGGCGTGGGCGCCGGGGAGCCCACCACCAGCTCGTCCACCACCGGGTCCACCAGGACCTCGCGGCACAGCCGGTCGATGTCGGTCGCGGACAGGT encodes the following:
- a CDS encoding 5-(carboxyamino)imidazole ribonucleotide synthase, which gives rise to MESALAPGATVGIVGGGQLGRMLSFEAHRLGYRTAVLTGGAKDTPGGRVADVEVAAGYDDDLALQRFVDRCDVITWEFENVEVGLLEELATRSGVPVRPAGRVIAAAQDRGRERRALMAAGAPVAGFREVATAAELVRAVEALGPPVIAKRARFGYDGRGQVRLGTVDEDEARRVVGALDGERLVVEEVVPFDAEISVIVARGLDGEVAHHGVMENVHVNRILDTTVTPPLSVPPAVATAALDLAMTIARHLDLVGVLCVEMFVTGEDLVVNEIAPRPHNSGHCTIEAAPTSQFARQLRAICGLPLGDGACRPAAMVQLLGDLWGDGATPPDWPAALADPGVHLHLYGKDEVRPGRKMGHITCTDTSADRALERALAARRRLGSGS
- a CDS encoding phosphoribosylformylglycinamidine synthase subunit PurQ; its protein translation is MLHSPGTNRDAEAALAVKLAGGDPSIVSMNDLRAGVVSISGFAALVLPGGFSYGDALGAGARLALELRTWLYEELAGAVRSGRPVLGICNGFQALLKSGLLVEPGTPRQVTLTDNANGRFECRWVNLRVEPGCRSGWLSAIEGALIRCPVAHGEGRVAVTDPEVVRILEDEGLVAFRYLSEDSHAGTDQVAGGRYPANPNGSVGDIAGLCDPTGTAVGLMPHPEDHVVDWQRPGGPPGGLGLAIFEAFVDAAR
- the purF gene encoding amidophosphoribosyltransferase; this translates as MTPAADRDSPREQCGVIGVYARDREVARIAFFGLFALQHRGQEAAGIATYDGRYAHVHKGEGLVGSVFNEDVLSGLKGGAAIGHTRYSTTGGSTLRNAQPQVIETIDGPLAVAHNGNLVNAPRLRRELLESGIGLQTSSDTELMLHLLATSQGSRLDRIRSLMQRAEGAYSLAILTRDAVYGVRDPWGFRPLVIGEIEGGYILASETCAFSTTRADFVAELQPGEIARIDARGLHISPGGPPPPPRAFCTFEHIYFSRPDTVHDGKLVHSVRQRLGRQLAREAPVDADLVLSVPDSGTPHAVGFAQEANLPYTEGLIKNRYVGRTFIEPTQDLRDAGVAMKFNPLRDNLAGRRIVMVDDSIVRGTTGGQLVRMLRDAGAAEVHVRVACPPITHPCYMGIDMATPEELVASRMSVAEMREEIGADSLAFLSLEGLMQALDAEDGFCNACFTGKYPFQPERYVQLRFGVKDRFASVWGE
- the purE gene encoding 5-(carboxyamino)imidazole ribonucleotide mutase, whose product is MGSESDWPTMRRAAEVLENFGVPHECRVVSAHRTPDLMVSYAESAAGRGLQAIIAGAGGAAHLPGMVAGHTIVPVIGVPIMSRALKGMDSLLSIVQMPAGVPVATMAIGEAGATNAGLYAVAVLARSDPQLAERLTAYRAGRAAEVAASELEL
- the purL gene encoding phosphoribosylformylglycinamidine synthase subunit PurL, coding for MPTTHVGRRSGGDSGVTVRVQVTSSDDPRAGRIVEGARLLGVTGLVACRVSRVHYLQGDLSATDIDRLCREVLVDPVVDELVVGSPAPTPHPAVEVAPRPGVTDTEARELERAAAALGLPAVRASTARRYELIGDLDRAAVSAVSRRLLANDTIEQYSLGSIPPSFDTPATAGARVDSVGLSGLADADLMSLSRERLLSLDLAEMQAIQEHFGSEGRDPTDAELETLAQTWSEHCMHKTFRARVRLEHTGADGSVRVARYDGMLAALRTVTEELAAPWLRSAFDDNAGIVAFDTDFDLAFKVETHNHPSALEPFGGANTGIGGVVRDVMGVSARPIACTNVLCFGPPDLVDRDLPSGVLHPRRVRDGVVAGIGDYGNKLGLPTVNGAVLYDEGYIANPLVYCGALGLLPSGSHPTDPGVGDRIIAIGGRTGRDGIHGATFSSAGMDEATAEQAGTVVQIGDPITEKGCIEVVEEARDLRLYNAITDCGAGGFSSAVGEMGEHLGAEVDMAGAPLKYEGLEPWEIWLSEAQERMVLAVPGDEVETLRRICGRHDVEMTDLGSFTGTGRLVVRYADTPVVDLPMDFLHGGVPRREMVGRWADPTPEPVRVPDADPARLVLDLLSHPTVASKEAIVRTYDHEVRGGTVGRPFVGVRADGPGDGAVLKPLGTWGHDMAVALAVGINPRIGRLDPWAMAMHAIDEAVRNLVAVGADPGRVALLDNFCWGDPTKPDRLGSLVRAVEGCLEGARRYRMPFISGKDSLFNEFAGEAIPGTLLISALGLVPDLHRTIGSALTSAGHDLWLVGEPSERLGGSLVDELLGIGDRRVPPAVEDPLQRYLAVHRLIAEGSVTAAHDVSDGGVAAAVAEMAVGGRLGVEVTVPAPGPSVVVALTNEAPGRLLLESPRSRRDHMAARLGSLGRRIGAVTAAPSIRIGVTGPAAGHKPVTIDLDAAVRAFTGRGPAPDGRSPREEIL
- a CDS encoding phosphoribosylaminoimidazolesuccinocarboxamide synthase, translating into MRRGKVPGPDLGPAMARPFTGIDPASVDDIGPVVRGKVRDVVDLGDHLALIATDRLSAFDRVLGTVPYRGQVLTQLSAWWFGRIADLVPTHMVATPDPNVMIARRCRTLPVEVVVRSRLTGSTGTSLWTMYAAGARHAYGIRLPDGLRKNDPLPRPIITPTTKGAAGAHDRPITERDIVEDGLVETGIWEEVRSVALAVFERGRQAAEAAGLALVDTKYEFGLDPDGGVVIIDEVHTPDSSRFWRSATVEERRAAGAEPENLDKELVRLDYAAQGFTGDGDPPPLDGDLAARAARAYLEVFEALTGRPLAPAPYPVAPRAVAALRAYHCP